In the Candidatus Schekmanbacteria bacterium RIFCSPLOWO2_02_FULL_38_14 genome, one interval contains:
- a CDS encoding methylthioadenosine phosphorylase — translation MGKIGVIGGSGLYEMKDLKEVKEAEVKTPFGKPSDKYIMGELDGKEMVFLPRHGKGHRILPHEINFRANIYGMKKLGVEWIISVSAVGSMKKEIRPGDIVIPDQFYDRTKTRISTFFGNGIAGHIQFADPICDELACILYSSAKEAGARVHKGGTYICIEGPQFSTRGESLIYRKWGVDVIGMTNIPEAKLAREAEICYGTIALATDYDCWHEEEEDVTIDAVLEIIRKNVKMAQSIIRNAVKKIKPHRKCSCPESLKYAIITAKDKIPAKIKKDLKQIFGKYL, via the coding sequence ATGGGTAAAATCGGAGTAATTGGTGGAAGCGGCCTTTATGAAATGAAGGATTTGAAGGAAGTAAAGGAAGCTGAAGTCAAAACCCCGTTTGGCAAACCCTCTGATAAATATATCATGGGAGAACTCGACGGCAAAGAAATGGTCTTTCTCCCGCGCCATGGAAAGGGACACAGGATATTGCCGCACGAAATCAATTTCAGGGCAAACATATATGGGATGAAAAAACTCGGGGTTGAATGGATAATTTCAGTAAGCGCTGTTGGAAGCATGAAAAAAGAGATAAGACCGGGAGATATTGTAATCCCTGACCAGTTTTACGACAGGACCAAAACAAGAATAAGTACCTTTTTCGGTAACGGAATTGCAGGGCATATTCAGTTTGCAGACCCTATTTGCGATGAGCTTGCCTGTATCCTTTATTCATCAGCAAAAGAAGCAGGCGCAAGGGTTCATAAAGGCGGGACTTACATATGTATTGAGGGACCCCAGTTTTCCACAAGAGGAGAATCCCTCATCTACCGCAAGTGGGGCGTTGATGTAATAGGAATGACAAACATCCCTGAAGCAAAGCTTGCACGGGAAGCTGAAATCTGCTACGGGACAATCGCCCTTGCAACTGATTACGACTGCTGGCACGAGGAAGAAGAGGATGTTACAATTGATGCTGTGCTGGAAATTATAAGAAAGAATGTTAAAATGGCTCAGAGCATAATCAGGAATGCTGTAAAAAAGATAAAGCCTCATAGAAAATGTAGCTGCCCTGAGAGTTTAAAGTATGCGATTATCACAGCAAAGGATAAGATACCTGCAAAAATAAAAAAAGACTTGAAACAGATTTTTGGGAAATACCTGTGA